The Fusobacterium massiliense sequence CAGCTTCTCAATCAAAAATGAATACCAATGGAACTACTTACCAAAATGGAAGATTTGTAAATGTAGATGAAGTGCATAATAATACAAAGAATATGACCCTTTCTGGCTTTAACCAAGAAGGTGGAACAGTTACTGGAAATATAGAAAATCTAACTATTGAAAGTAAACAAAATACATCTATAACAAAAGGAAGAACAATAGGAGGAAGCCTAAGTATAGCACCAAATGGAATGCCATCAGGAAGTGCAAATTATTCACAAACCAATGGAGAAAGAAGAGTTGTAGATAATGCAAGTACTTTCATAATAGGAGATGGAAGTAATTTAAAAGTAGGTAAGGTAGAAAATACAGCTGCTGCGATAGGAACAAGTGGAAATGGAAAACTATCAATAGATGAATATGTAGGACATGACTTAGAAAATGTAGATAAATTAAAAACAGTAGGTGGTTCAGTAGGAGTATCAGCTTCTGGAATAACAAGTCTAGGAGTAAATTATTCTGATAGAAAACAAGAAGGGATAACAAAGAATACAGTAATAGGGAATGTAGAAATAGGAAAATCTTCTGGAAATGAAATAAACAGAGATTTAGATACAATGACAGAGATAACAGAAGATAGAGATTTTAAAACAGATATAAATATAGAATCACAAACTATTAACTATATAAAAAATCCTGAAAAGTTTAAAGAAGATTTACAAAAAGCTAAAAATGAAATTACAGATATAGGAAATGTAGTAAAAAATACTGTAAATCTACCAGGAGAAGATAAAAGAAATATATTTGAAAATCTAAGAGCGCAAAGATGGAGTACAAGTTTCTATAATGTAATAGGGTCAAGAGTTGAAGAACTAGCTAGACAGTTTAAAGCTCGAACAATTAATGAATGGTGCAACACGAGCTATGCAATATTCTTCTCAATGGGGAAATGCAAGTTTGACAGAGGCTATAAATAGATTTGCTCCGAATGCTAAACCTGTTGAAAACTCAAAAGGAAAAGTAATATATAGTAATAATGAAACAGGAGTTAGTGTTGTGTATGATAAAAATGGAAATTATTTTAGAATAGAAGATACAACAAAACCCCGTGGAAGGAATTATTTAGATATAAATGGTAATGATATGAACAATGAAATTGTAAATGGGAAACAAAGAGGTAGAAATAGGGCAGATTATCAAAAAGTAACACATTTTAATAACACCGATTAATTTTAAGGGGTGATTTTATATGGAACATATGAGATATATTAGAGTTCCAAAAGATATAAAAGCAATGAAAGATTATGATTATGGAGTTCAAAAAGATGAACAAATGGAAGAATTAATTTTATCAGAGAGTCAATATAATGTATTTTGTACTTTAAAAGTATTCCAACTAATCAATGAAGAGTGTGGTGTGATTATTGATGATTACGAAGAGGAAGTATTGTTATTAGAGAAAATACCATTAGCATTGAAGATTGTTAATAAAATAATTCAAAATTATAATGATATTAATCTACTAAAATTTAAAAATATGTTGGAATTAGCTATAAAATATAGAACTATTGTAGGTTTTGATTTTTAAATAATAATAAAATAGTTGTTTCACAAAGAAGAAATACAAGAGAAGCATTATTAAAAAGAATTGAAGAAAAGCATTCTAATAAAGAATTTTTTTAAAGAAGGTTTCATAAAAAGTTAAGTAATATGATTTAGAATAAGATAATTAGCTTAAGAAAAGCTATATAGATAAAAAATATTTATATAGCTTTTTTTATTGTATAAGAAAGTATAAAATTAATATAAAAATAGTCTCCCGACGTCCGTATTACTCTGGAGAGTATTTCGGTGAGCTCGGAAGAGTCATACGGCTATCAAGAGACTTTATTTATTATTTGCAAAGAATTATATCTTATTTTTTCTTAAAGTTCCAAATATAAGAGCAGATACAATAGTACCTATTGCTATTGAAACTATAAAGAAAATTGCTGAGTGTACAGATGGCATTGCAGGAATTACAAATATTCCACCATGAGGGGCAGGAGCAGAAACATTCCAAAATTGAGTTAATCCTCCAGCAATAGCAGCACCAACTATACAAGAACTGATAACTTTTAAAGGTTCTTTAGCAGCGAAAGGTATTGCACCTTCAGTTATAAAAGATAGACCTAGTATGAAATTTGATAGAGTAGATTGTCTTTCTTTTTCATCAAATCTATTTTTAAATAATAGCATAGCAAGAGCTATTGCTAAAGGTGGAACCATTCCACCAGCCATAACAGCAGCCATAAATGCACCATTTCCTGTATCTGTAAATACTCCTATAGAGAAAGTATAAGCTGCTTTATTTATAGGTCCACCCATGTCGACACTCATCATTCCACCAAGTAAAGCTCCAAGTATAACAGCATTAACTGTTCCCATACTATTTAAGAAAGCTGCAACTTTAATGTTGATTTGTGTAAAGACAGGTCCAATAACGAAATACATTAAAATTCCTGTTATTGCCAATCCAAATATTGGATAAATAACCATAGATTTCATTCCGTCAAATTGTTTTGACATATTTTTTGTAGCTTTTTTTAAGAAAATTATAGAGTATCCTGCAAGGAACCCTCCAATTAACCCACCTAAGAAACCGGCACCTTGACTTGCCATATATCCTGCAACAGCTCCAGGCATAAATCCTGGCTTATCTGCAATACTCATAGCAATAAATCCAGCAAGAACAGGGATTAAGAAATGGAAAGATGCAGCTCCTATATCAAACAGCAGTTTAAATAGAGTGCTATCATTTCCTAAGAATCTTTCTACAACGAATGAAAGAGCTAATAAAATACCTCCACCTATAACGAAAGGTAGCATATTAGAAACTCCACTCATAATACTTTTATAGATTATTCTTCCAATAGAATCATTTTCTTTTTTATCTTCTTCTGAATTATCATTAGTTTCAGCCTTAAATGTAGTAGCTTCTTTATTTAATATTTTATTTATTAAAGTTTCAGCATTTTTTATTGCATCAGCTGTACTTGTAACTATTGCTAAACTTCCATCAAAACGAGCTGTTTCAACTTTTTTATCGGCAGCAATGATAACCCCTTCAGCTTCTTTTATATCAGAACTATTTATATGATTTTTAATACCGTCAGCACCGTTAGTTTCAACTTTTATTTCAACACCTAATTTCTTAGCTGCTTCAACAAGAGCTGATTCAGCCATATAAGTATGAGCTATTCCTGTTGGACAAGCAGTTACTGCTAATATTTTTTTTCTTTTATCATTATTTCCCTCATTTTTTATCTCATTTGTTTCTTGAGGTTTTTCTGAATATTTATCAACAAGTGCATATATTTCATCAGAATTATTACAAGTTAATAGTCCTTTTGTAAAATCATCATTTAACAACATTTTTGTAAGTTTTGCTAAAGTTTCAATATGCAAATCGTGAGCTCCTTCAGATGCTGCTATCATAAAAAATATATGAACAGGCTCTCCATCAAGTGAATCATAGTCTAAACCTTTATGACTTCTTGCAAAAAGAACAGATGGTTTTACTACAACAGAAGTTTTAGCATGTGGCATAGCAATCCCTTCTCCAAGTCCTGTTGAACTTTTTTCTTCTCTTGCTAATATTAATTTTTTAAATTCATCAGCATCAGAAATGATTCCTTCTGTTTTTAACTTTTCTATCATTTCATCAATAGCTTCCATCTTTGTAGATGCTTTTAAGTCCATTATCATTAGTTCTTTACGTAATAAATCTTTAATTTCCATAATACTCCTTTTTTATATTTAATTTTTTTGTTGCTTCTTCTATTAAATCTATTTCTCCTATATCTTCAGAGAAACTTGTTGCCGTTCCACAAGCAACAGCAAATCTAAATGCTTTTTCTACATCTTTATATTTTAAAATATTATCAACAAAACCAGCAACAACAGAATCACCGGCACCAACAGTATTTACAATATTTTCTTTAAGTTTTAAGGGACTTGCAAAAAGTGAAAAGTCTTTAGCTATATATAGGGCACCTTCTCCACCTAAAGAAATTATAGTATGTTCAGCTTTATCAACTAAATTTTTTCTGACATAATCAATAATTTCCTCATTGCTATTAAAGTCTCTTTTTGCATAATCTTTAAGTTCATCTTTATTTGGTTTGATTAAAAATGGTTTATATTTTAAAGACTTAGAAAAAGTTTCACCACTACTGTCCAAAGTAAACTTAACATTATTTTTATTTAAAATTTCTATAATTTCAATATAGAAATCATTTCCTAAGCTACTTGGAACAGAACCAGATAAAATAACAAAATCTTCATTTGTTATTTTTGAAATCTTTTCAAAAAATTGATTTTTTTCATTTTCTGAAATATTTGGACCTTTGCAATTAATCTCGGTTTCATTATCGGTTTTTAATTTTACATTTATTCTAGTATTTTCATTAACTTGAATAAAGTCTGATAAAATGTTGAGACTTTTTAAATTTTTTTCTATAAAAGCTCCTGTAAAGCCTCCTAAAAAACCTAGATTAACACAGTTAGTTCCAACATTTTTTAAAAGTTTTGACACCATTATACCTTTACCACCAGAATAAAAATTATCTTCGAAGGCTCTATTTGTTTCACCTAATTGAAAATCATTTACTCTTACGATAAAGTCTATAGATGGATTTAAGGTAACTGAATAAATCATCTCATACTCCTATTCATTTATTATTTTTGTTCGTTTTTTAATTTTTGGATTAATTTCTTTTTTATCTGTAATAATTGTTGCTTCTTCTAATTTAGCTACATTTGAAAAATAAGCCATATCAAATTTTGAATGGTCAGCTAAAATATATACTTTATTAGAATTATTTATAGCCTGTCTTTTTAAAATAGCTTCTTCAACATCGTGAGTTGAAAATCCATTTTCATTAATGCCATTAATTCCTATAAAGGCTTTGTCAAATGAAAATTCAGACAAATCTCTAAGTGCTTTAGTTCCCACAATAGCCAAAGTTTTTTCTTTTACACGACCACCGATAATATATGTTTCTATATTATTACTGATTAGTTTTTCAAGATTACTAATACCATTGGTAACTACTTTTACATTCTTATCTTTCATATAATCTATAAGCTCATAAGTAGTTGTTCCAGCATCAAGATAAATGTAATCTCCATTTGAAATAAATTGTTCTGCAATTTTAGCTATTTTTCTTTTACTTTCTTGGTTATTGATTTTTTCTTTTATAGATATTTCATTTTTAACAATGTTATTAGCAATAGCTCCTCCTCTAACTCTTTTAATCTTATTTTCTTTTTCAAGATAAGTTAAATCTCTTCTCAAAGTTGCTTCACTAATATTTAGTACTTTTAAAAGTTCTGAGTTTTCAATACTACCATTTTCTTGAATAATTTTTAAAATTTCTAAAATTCTGTCTTCAAACAACATATCATAATTTCCTTTTTAGTTTAATTAATTTAATGTAGTTATAAATTGTATAAATATTATACAATCATCTTCAATCATTTTCAATCATTTTCTTTCAAAAAATCCAAAAAAATAAAAAAATATTTAAAGTATAAGAAAAGAAAGAAAAATAGTCTAGTTTGAAATAAATCAAAAATTGATAGTATAAAGATAATATTTTAATCACAAATAATTATTGACAAAAAAGGAAAAAAATATTACTCTTATAGTATAAAATAAAAAAATTAATAAATATAAAATATATGAAAGGACTGATGAAATGATTAGTAGAACTGTAGAAATAGTAAATGAAACTGGATTACATACAAGACCAGGAAATGAATTTGTGAGTTTAGCCAAAACTTTTGAATCACAAATTTCAGTAGAAAATGAAGCTGGTAATAAAGTTAGTGGAACATCTTTATTAAAATTACTTTCATTAGGAATAAAGAAAGGAAGCAAGATAACTGTGTATGCAGATGGAACTGATGAAAAAGATGCAGTTGAAAAGTTGTCATCTCTTCTTGCAAACTTAAAAGACTAATTTTATGTGGAGGAAGAGTTAAACTTCCTCCTTTTTTTAGTCTATAGGAAAGTGTAAAAATAAATAATGAAAACTAGTCTCTGACGTCCGTATTAGTTCGAAGAGCCTGTGTTTATTGAGCTCGTAGAACTCATACGGCTGTCAAGAGACCTTATTTATAAACAAAGCATAGATTAAATAATAAAAACTAGTCTCTGATGTCCGGATTAGTCGGAAGAGAATTTATTTGAAGCATAAATCAAAAAATATAATTATTTATATTATAGAAATAGGAGAGTAAAATGAATAGAATAATAACAGGAATTGCTGCTTCTCCAGGAATTGCAATTGGAAAAGTATTTCTTTATAAAGATAGTAATTTTGAAATTTTTGAGAAATCAAAGTTAACTAAAGAAGAAGAAATAGCTAGACTTATAAAGGGAAGAGAAATTGCAAAAGCTCAACTTGAAGAAATAAAAGAAAATACACTTGTTAAATTAGGTAAAGATAAAGCTGATATATTTGAAGGACATATAACGCTTTTAGAAGATGAAGAACTTTTTTCTGAAATAGATTCTAAAATTTCTGAAAATAACTATACAGCAGAATTTGCATTGAACGAAGCTATTGATGAGTATGCTACAATGCTTGGAAATTTAGAAGATGCTTATTTTAAAGAAAGAGCTGGAGATTTAAGAGATATAGGGAAAAGATGGCTTTATGGAGTTGCTAATCAAGAAATAGTAGACCTTTCAAAATTACAACCGGAAACAATTATCGTTGCTAAAGAATTAAACCCATCTGATACAGCTCAAATAAATTTGGATAATGTACTTGCATTTGTAACAGAAATAGGTGGGAAAACTGCTCACTCATCAATAATGGCAAGATCTTTAGAGTTACCAGCTGTAGTTGGTGTAGGAGCAATATTAGATACTTTACAAGCTGAACAAACTATAATAGTTGACGCTATAAAAGGAGAAGTTATAGTAGATCCAAACGAAGAAACTTTGAAGTTATATTCTGAAAAAAGAGAAAAAGTTTTAAGAGAAAAAGAAGAATTAAAAGTTTTAAGAGAAAAAGAAGCTATATCTAAAGATGGTTATAAAGTAGATGTTTGGGGAAATATTGGTTCACCAAAAGATGTTAAGGGAATTATATCAAATGGTGGTTTTGGAGTGGGATTATACAGAACAGAATTTTTATTTATGGATAAAGACAGTTTCCCAACAGAAGATGAACAATTTGAGGCATATAAAATAGTTGCAGAAGAATTAGCTGGATACCCAGTTACTATAAGAACTATGGATATAGGTGGAGATAAATCTTTACCTTATATGGAATTACCAAAAGAAGAAAATCCATTTTTAGGTTGGAGAGCAATAAGAGTTTGTTTAGACAGACAAGAAATATTAAGAACTCAATTTAAAGCCCTTCTAAGAGCGTCAAAATATGGTAAGATTAAAATAATGTTACCTATGATAATTGACATAGAGGAAGTTAGAAAAGCTAAAAAAATATTAGAAGAATGTAAAGCAGAGTTAAGAGAAAAAGGAATAGAATTTGATGAAAATATTATGCTTGGAATAATGGTTGAAACGCCAGCTGTTGCATTTAGAGCTAAATATTTTTCAAGAGAATGTGATTTCTTCTCTATAGGAACCAATGATTTAACTCAGTATACTTTAGCAGTAGATAGAGGAAATGAGCAAATTGCAAACTTATATGATACTTACAATCCGGCAGTTTTACAAGCTATAAAAATGCTTATAGATGGAGCTCATGCTGGAGGAATAAATATTTCTATGTGTGGAGAGTTTGCAGGAGATGAAAATGCTGTTCCTTTATTATTTGGAATGGGACTTGATTCATTTTCTATGTCAGGAATTTCAATACCTAAAGTAAAGAAAATTATGATGAAATTAACAAAAGCTGATTGTGAAAAATTAGTTGAAGATGCTTTGGAACTTTCAACAGCAGAAGAAATTAAGAAATTAGTAAAGGAATTTATATCAAAATTATAACATAATAGAAAAGCTTGAGAATGTGAAAAAGTCTGTAAATATTTTAAACTATAGTCTTCTATGGTAGTATATTAGATATCATAGGAGACTATTTTTTATTCTACAGGAAAGTATAAAAATAAATAGAAAAAATTAGTCTCTGACGTCCGTATTAGTTCGAAGAGCCTGTGTTCATTGAGCTCGTAGAACTCATACGGCTGTCCAGAGACTTTATTTATAAAAAAATGGCATTAACAGAATTTTTTCCATCAACACCATTTAGTAATACAACATTTTTATTTAAGAAAGAAAAATTTTAAATATATCGTGAGCACTTATTAAAACAATAGCAAATAACAATAAAAACATTCCACCTTTATGAAGATTTTCTTCCCATTTTTTATTAAGTTTTATTCCAACAAGTTCTAATAAAACAAAAATTATTCTTCCTCCATCAAGTGCTGGAAAGGGTAGTAAATTTAAAATTCCAATATTTATGGACAACATCACTGCAAGATTTGCAAGAGGTAGCCAACCAAATCTAGCCATTTCTCCAACTACTTTTATAATACCAACAGGACCACTTAAATTTTCCATTTTCACTTTTCCTTGAAATAAAATAAAAAATCCATTTAAGGTATCTTTAAAAGCTCTAATAAAAGAGTCTTTAGCTAAAACTAAGCTATCAACAAAATTTACTTTTTTTGTTTCGATTTTTGGAGATATTCCTAATAAATATCTGTCTGTTTCTTTATCATGAGTTAATTTTAAGTTTAAACTTTCTGTATTTCCTTTTCTTTCGACCATTACAGTTATATCATCTTTGTCTGTAAAACCTTTTAATCCTTGAGAAATCTCATTCCAATTATTAATTTTTTTTCCATTTATTTCTAAAATTTTATCATCAATTTGAAGTAGGCTTTCATTTACTTTGTCAGTATTTAATTTTCCT is a genomic window containing:
- a CDS encoding PTS fructose transporter subunit IIABC, with the translated sequence MEIKDLLRKELMIMDLKASTKMEAIDEMIEKLKTEGIISDADEFKKLILAREEKSSTGLGEGIAMPHAKTSVVVKPSVLFARSHKGLDYDSLDGEPVHIFFMIAASEGAHDLHIETLAKLTKMLLNDDFTKGLLTCNNSDEIYALVDKYSEKPQETNEIKNEGNNDKRKKILAVTACPTGIAHTYMAESALVEAAKKLGVEIKVETNGADGIKNHINSSDIKEAEGVIIAADKKVETARFDGSLAIVTSTADAIKNAETLINKILNKEATTFKAETNDNSEEDKKENDSIGRIIYKSIMSGVSNMLPFVIGGGILLALSFVVERFLGNDSTLFKLLFDIGAASFHFLIPVLAGFIAMSIADKPGFMPGAVAGYMASQGAGFLGGLIGGFLAGYSIIFLKKATKNMSKQFDGMKSMVIYPIFGLAITGILMYFVIGPVFTQINIKVAAFLNSMGTVNAVILGALLGGMMSVDMGGPINKAAYTFSIGVFTDTGNGAFMAAVMAGGMVPPLAIALAMLLFKNRFDEKERQSTLSNFILGLSFITEGAIPFAAKEPLKVISSCIVGAAIAGGLTQFWNVSAPAPHGGIFVIPAMPSVHSAIFFIVSIAIGTIVSALIFGTLRKNKI
- the pfkB gene encoding 1-phosphofructokinase, with protein sequence MIYSVTLNPSIDFIVRVNDFQLGETNRAFEDNFYSGGKGIMVSKLLKNVGTNCVNLGFLGGFTGAFIEKNLKSLNILSDFIQVNENTRINVKLKTDNETEINCKGPNISENEKNQFFEKISKITNEDFVILSGSVPSSLGNDFYIEIIEILNKNNVKFTLDSSGETFSKSLKYKPFLIKPNKDELKDYAKRDFNSNEEIIDYVRKNLVDKAEHTIISLGGEGALYIAKDFSLFASPLKLKENIVNTVGAGDSVVAGFVDNILKYKDVEKAFRFAVACGTATSFSEDIGEIDLIEEATKKLNIKKEYYGN
- a CDS encoding DeoR/GlpR family DNA-binding transcription regulator, with product MLFEDRILEILKIIQENGSIENSELLKVLNISEATLRRDLTYLEKENKIKRVRGGAIANNIVKNEISIKEKINNQESKRKIAKIAEQFISNGDYIYLDAGTTTYELIDYMKDKNVKVVTNGISNLEKLISNNIETYIIGGRVKEKTLAIVGTKALRDLSEFSFDKAFIGINGINENGFSTHDVEEAILKRQAINNSNKVYILADHSKFDMAYFSNVAKLEEATIITDKKEINPKIKKRTKIINE
- a CDS encoding HPr family phosphocarrier protein, translating into MISRTVEIVNETGLHTRPGNEFVSLAKTFESQISVENEAGNKVSGTSLLKLLSLGIKKGSKITVYADGTDEKDAVEKLSSLLANLKD
- the ptsP gene encoding phosphoenolpyruvate--protein phosphotransferase, encoding MNRIITGIAASPGIAIGKVFLYKDSNFEIFEKSKLTKEEEIARLIKGREIAKAQLEEIKENTLVKLGKDKADIFEGHITLLEDEELFSEIDSKISENNYTAEFALNEAIDEYATMLGNLEDAYFKERAGDLRDIGKRWLYGVANQEIVDLSKLQPETIIVAKELNPSDTAQINLDNVLAFVTEIGGKTAHSSIMARSLELPAVVGVGAILDTLQAEQTIIVDAIKGEVIVDPNEETLKLYSEKREKVLREKEELKVLREKEAISKDGYKVDVWGNIGSPKDVKGIISNGGFGVGLYRTEFLFMDKDSFPTEDEQFEAYKIVAEELAGYPVTIRTMDIGGDKSLPYMELPKEENPFLGWRAIRVCLDRQEILRTQFKALLRASKYGKIKIMLPMIIDIEEVRKAKKILEECKAELREKGIEFDENIMLGIMVETPAVAFRAKYFSRECDFFSIGTNDLTQYTLAVDRGNEQIANLYDTYNPAVLQAIKMLIDGAHAGGINISMCGEFAGDENAVPLLFGMGLDSFSMSGISIPKVKKIMMKLTKADCEKLVEDALELSTAEEIKKLVKEFISKL
- a CDS encoding M50 family metallopeptidase, with product MVFLIALIMLSLIIFVHELGHFLAAKFFKIPVSEFAIGMGPQVFSCDTEKTMYSFRAIPIGGYVNIEGMEIDHEVENGFNTKPAYQRFIVLFGGVFMNFLSAFIILLLTFKMVGISEYSSEAIVGKLNTDKVNESLLQIDDKILEINGKKINNWNEISQGLKGFTDKDDITVMVERKGNTESLNLKLTHDKETDRYLLGISPKIETKKVNFVDSLVLAKDSFIRAFKDTLNGFFILFQGKVKMENLSGPVGIIKVVGEMARFGWLPLANLAVMLSINIGILNLLPFPALDGGRIIFVLLELVGIKLNKKWEENLHKGGMFLLLFAIVLISAHDIFKIFLS